One window of the Eucalyptus grandis isolate ANBG69807.140 chromosome 8, ASM1654582v1, whole genome shotgun sequence genome contains the following:
- the LOC104456214 gene encoding endochitinase EP3 codes for MAKSNSIARALLNILVVSGLIVGFSPAYVFGQNCGCAADLCCSQYGYCGTGEQYCGTGCQSGLCYSSSTPTTPSSGVSVAAVVTDSFFNSIIGQADAGCAGKSFYTRQAFLDAAGGYPEFGTVGSADDSKREIAAFFAHVTHETGHFCYIEEIDGPSKDYCDESNTQYPCNPNKGYYGRGPLQISWNYNYGPAGESIGFDGLNSPETVANDVAVSFKTAFWFWMNNVHSVITSGQGFGATIKAINGGECGGGNSGAVQARVQYYTDYCNQFGVSPGDNLTC; via the exons ATGGCCAAATCAAACAGCATAGCAAGAGCTCTTCTCAACATTCTGGTCGTGTCCGGCCTCATTGTCGGATTCTCGCCGGCGTACGTCTTCGGTCAAAATTGTGGCTGTGCCGCCGACTTGTGTTGCAGCCAGTATGGGTATTGCGGTACTGGAGAGCAGTACTGTGGGACCGGTTGTCAATCCGGGCTGTGTTACTCATCATCCACACCCACCACCCCGAGCAGCGGGGTTTCAGTGGCAGCCGTGGTGACGGATAGCTTCTTTAATTCGATAATTGGCCAGGCTGACGCAGGTTGCGCAGGGAAGAGCTTCTACACTAGGCAAGCTTTCCTTGATGCTGCCGGGGGTTACCCTGAATTCGGCACAGTCGGGTCCGCTGACGACTCCAAGCGCGAGATTGCTGCTTTCTTCGCTCATGTGACGCACGAGACCGGAC ATTTTTGCTACATTGAAGAGATCGATGGTCCCTCGAAAGATTACTGCGACGAATCGAACACCCAGTATCCATGCAACCCCAACAAAGGCTACTACGGCCGCGGTCCCCTCCAAATATCCTGGAACTACAACTACGGACCCGCAGGAGAAAGCATCGGGTTCGATGGCCTCAACTCTCCCGAAACCGTGGCCAACGACGTCGCCGTGTCCTTTAAGACCGCCTTCTGGTTTTGGATGAACAACGTCCACTCCGTTATTACTTCCGGTCAAGGCTTCGGCGCCACAATTAAAGCCATCAATGGAGGAGAGTGTGGCGGCGGAAACTCGGGCGCCGTCCAAGCTCGGGTCCAGTATTACACAGATTATTGTAACCAATTTGGCGTCTCTCCCGGAGATAATCTGACCTGTTAG
- the LOC104456221 gene encoding chitinase 6 yields the protein MAKSNNIARALLNILVVSGLIAGFSPARVFSQGCGCATNLCCSQYGYCGTGDQYCGTGCQSGPCYSSSTPTTPSSRVSVADVVTDSFFNSIIGQANAGCAGKSFYTRPAFLDAAGGYPEFGTVGSANDSKREIAAFFAHVTHETGHFCYIEEIDGPSKNYCQESNTQYPCNPNKGYYGRGPLQISWNYNCGPAGESIGFDGLNSPETVANNAVVSFKTAFWFWMNNVHSVITSGQGFGTTIRAINGMECGSGNPAAVQARVQYYTDYCNRFGVSPGDNLTC from the exons ATGGCCAAATCGAACAACATAGCAAGAGCTCTTCTCAACATTCTGGTCGTGTCTGGCCTCATTGCCGGATTCTCGCCGGCGCGTGTCTTCAGTCAAGGTTGTGGCTGCGCCACCAACCTGTGCTGCAGCCAGTATGGGTATTGCGGTACTGGGGATCAGTACTGTGGAACTGGTTGTCAATCCGGGCCATGTTACTCGTCATCCACGCCCACCACCCCGAGCAGCCGCGTCTCAGTGGCAGACGTGGTGACGGATAGCTTCTTTAATTCGATAATTGGCCAGGCCAACGCAGGTTGCGCAGGGAAGAGCTTCTACACTAGGCCAGCTTTCCTTGATGCTGCCGGTGGTTACCCTGAATTCGGCACAGTCGGGTCCGCCAACGACTCTAAGCGCGAGATTGCTGCTTTCTTCGCTCATGTCACGCATGAGACCGGAC ATTTTTGCTACATTGAAGAGATCGATGGTCCCTCGAAAAATTACTGCCAAGAATCGAACACCCAGTATCCATGCAACCCCAACAAAGGCTACTACGGCCGCGGCCCCCTCCAGATATCCTGGAACTACAACTGCGGACCCGCAGGAGAAAGCATCGGGTTCGATGGCCTCAACTCTCCCGAAACCGTCGCCAACAACGCCGTCGTGTCTTTTAAGACCGCCTTCTGGTTTTGGATGAACAACGTCCACTCCGTTATTACTTCCGGTCAAGGCTTCGGCACGACGATTCGAGCCATTAACGGAATGGAGTGCGGCAGCGGAAACCCGGCCGCAGTTCAAGCTCGGGTTCAATATTACACTGATTACTGCAACCGATTTGGTGTCTCTCCCGGAGATAACCTGACTTGTTAG